DNA sequence from the Tenacibaculum mesophilum genome:
AAAACACATACTTAAAGCTCTCTAACTTGTTGTTTTCGTTGTTATCTTGAACTGCATTTCCAAAGTTAAAAGTATAGGTGGTATTTTTCTGTAACGTATCTAATATTTTAATATTAATATACTTACTTGGTGTTCCTTGTGGTGTAATTAACGGTGGATTTTTCATTGGCGGAGAAACTACCAACTGTTTTTGTAGGTCTTTTAAAACAATATACTCATCAAAATAAATACGAATGTTATCATCTTTAAAATGAATAGTTTCATAAGGAGGATTTGCAGTAACCATTATTGGTGCGGTTTCATCCTTTGGACCTCCTTCTGGTCGTCCTTTACGTGCACAACTACTTATTAAAAAAGCGAAAAGAGTTACTAAAATAAAGTGTTTATTTTTCACAAATTATTGGTTTAAAATCCATTTTCAAAAGTAGTAAATTAAGATGGAATGGTATTAGTCTTTTTGTGTATACGCCATTGTAGCAACACTTATCTTTATGTTTTGCGTTTTTAAAAGTTCGTTTGCACAAGCTTCTAATGTTGCTCCTGTTGTAATAACATCATCAATAAGTAAAATATGTTTATTTTCAAAAAGTGTTGTATCTACAAGTTTAAACTTTGTTTTGTTATTAGAAAACCGTTCAAATCGTTGTTTTAATGTTTGCGTTTTAGTTTTGGAAGTTCTTATAAGAATATCTGGCTTATACTCTACATTCAAAATATCACTTAATCGTTTTCCAAACATGGTTACTTGATTATATCCTCTACTTTTAAGCTTTTTTAAATGTAATGGTACTGGAATAATATAGTCTATATCTATAAAAGTATTTAATGTTTTTAATCGTTCTCCAAACCAGTCAGCAATAAATATTCCAATTTCTGGCTGATTTTTATACTTTAATTGATGGATCAATTTTTGGGTAACTCCTTTCTTCCTGTAAAAAAGAAAAGAATGTACTGCTTGTATTGATACTTTCCCATAAAAATTTGACATTAATGTAACATTTATATGCTTATTATCGTCTATAATTGGCAAGTCGTTTTTACAAATAACACAGAGAAGTGTTTCATTTTGTAATAACGTTTTTTCACAATTTACACATAATTTGGGGTAGAATAAGTAGAATATCTCTTTTAAAAATTGCATCTTTACAAGCCTTTTTTAACATAGGAAGATACAAAAAACAACAATAAATTATATTTTGAGTAAAAAGTTTAATTTTTTTAAAGAAGCTGTAAAAAATTACAAAACATCAGGCACAGTTGTTCCAAGCTCTAGATACCTAGCTAACAAGATGCTAAAAGAAATTGATTTTAAGTCTGCTGAAGTTATTGTAGAGTTAGGACCTGGAAACGGAGCCATAACACAATATTTACTAAAAAAACTTCAACCCAACACCATATTAATATGTTTTGAAATAAATGATGCTTTCTATAGAGAATTAAAAAAAATACAACATCCACAATTAGTTGTTTTAAAGGCTTCTGCAGAAAACATAAAACTTGAAATACAAAAGCTTGGTTTTTCAAAAGCCAACTACATTGTTTCTAGCTTGCCCCTTACCATAATCCCAAAAGAAATATCGCACGCTATCTTAACAAAAAGCTATAACTTTTTAGCTCCATCTGGACTATTTATTCAATATCAGTATAGCTTAACTTACTACAAAAAACTAAAAGAAGTTTTTGGAGACAACATAAATTTGAGCTTTGAACCATTAAACTTTCCACCTGCTTTTATTTATAAATGTGTTAAAAAATAAATAGTATATTAGCACAGAGCGTCCCCTTTTTTTATACCCTTTAAAATGATGATAGTCTCAAAAATAAAAAATAATAGTTTTGTTGCCTTCTTAATTTTACTAATACTTGTTATTGGTTTTTTGTCTTATCAAAATGCTAGAGACTATTCTGAACTCAAGGCAATTTTTGAACTTGAAAAAAAAGAACTAGAGGGCGAATTAACAAACATTATTGAGGATTATGAAGAAGCTAGCTATAAAAAAAATGAATATTCATTAAAGCTAAAAGGTGGGCTTAACAAAGTAATTCAACTAAGAGATTCTATTAAAAACCTAAAACAAGTAGACTATAAATTTATTGGGTATTTTAGGAAGAGAACAAAAGTACTTATTGAAGAAAACAAAAAGCTTTTTACTGAAGTAAGTCACTTAAACACTATAAATAACAAACTAATTATAAAGAACGATAG
Encoded proteins:
- a CDS encoding ComF family protein, which gives rise to MSNFYGKVSIQAVHSFLFYRKKGVTQKLIHQLKYKNQPEIGIFIADWFGERLKTLNTFIDIDYIIPVPLHLKKLKSRGYNQVTMFGKRLSDILNVEYKPDILIRTSKTKTQTLKQRFERFSNNKTKFKLVDTTLFENKHILLIDDVITTGATLEACANELLKTQNIKISVATMAYTQKD
- a CDS encoding class I SAM-dependent methyltransferase, which translates into the protein MSKKFNFFKEAVKNYKTSGTVVPSSRYLANKMLKEIDFKSAEVIVELGPGNGAITQYLLKKLQPNTILICFEINDAFYRELKKIQHPQLVVLKASAENIKLEIQKLGFSKANYIVSSLPLTIIPKEISHAILTKSYNFLAPSGLFIQYQYSLTYYKKLKEVFGDNINLSFEPLNFPPAFIYKCVKK